The following proteins come from a genomic window of Streptomyces liliiviolaceus:
- a CDS encoding fasciclin domain-containing protein: MNTRISRIAVIVAAATVLPLSLSACSDSGSDSAKSDSSSKASAAATESDDSMGSSGDTATTDEPFGPGCASVPKSGSGSFDGMAQDPVATAASNNPALSTLVTAVKKAGLVDTLNNAKDITVFAPTNDAFAKIPKADLDKVLADKAQLTKILTYHVVGQKLAPKDLENGSFPTLEKSKLTTSGSGESYKVNDSAKVVCGNVKTANANVYIIDTVLMPTS, encoded by the coding sequence ATGAACACTCGCATCAGCCGTATCGCCGTGATCGTGGCCGCGGCCACCGTTCTCCCGCTGTCCCTCAGCGCCTGCTCCGACAGCGGCAGCGACTCCGCCAAGTCGGACTCCTCCAGCAAGGCGTCGGCCGCCGCCACCGAGTCCGACGACAGCATGGGCAGCTCGGGCGACACCGCGACGACGGACGAGCCGTTCGGTCCGGGCTGTGCCTCGGTGCCGAAGAGCGGTTCCGGTTCGTTCGACGGCATGGCCCAGGACCCGGTCGCCACGGCCGCCTCCAACAACCCGGCCCTGTCCACCCTGGTGACGGCCGTGAAGAAGGCCGGTCTGGTCGACACCCTGAACAACGCCAAGGACATCACGGTGTTCGCGCCGACCAACGACGCCTTCGCGAAGATCCCGAAGGCCGACCTGGACAAGGTCCTCGCCGACAAGGCGCAGCTGACGAAGATCCTCACGTACCACGTCGTGGGTCAGAAGCTCGCTCCGAAGGACCTGGAGAACGGCTCCTTCCCGACGCTGGAGAAGTCGAAGCTGACGACCTCCGGTTCGGGCGAGTCCTACAAGGTCAACGACTCGGCGAAGGTCGTCTGCGGCAACGTGAAGACCGCCAACGCCAACGTCTACATCATCGACACGGTCCTGATGCCCACCAGCTGA
- a CDS encoding sulfite oxidase, with product MTDDKKHSRITRSLVRPALGALSGLLAGFAALAVAELVAAGVRPQSGPVVAVGGAAIDRTPPPVKDWAIRNFGTNDKLVLQLGILAALVLFAIALGVFALRYRRTGAAGVLVFGVVGAAAALSRPDSTGLTDALPSVVGAVVAAALLYFLIGRLLIRSEAPKDAGSAGDDSSRGAGWDRRGFVILATAAAAASAGTGLLGHVLSGSKSREAAASRADVVLPAPASAANAVPKGAQLRIRDVSPFTTPNKDFYRVDTALVVPKVDATTWKLRIHGKGVTRPVTLTFDDLLRRELIERDITLTCVSNEVGGPYVGNARWIGVRLADLLAECGVKPPSKGGRADQLVSRSVDGMTIGSPVEDVMDGRDALLAVGMNGEPLPFTHGFPVRMLVPGLFGYVSACKWIEDIELTSFDDYDAYWVKRDWARQAPIKTQSRIDTPKPFARPKAGSVMVAGVAWAQHRGIDKVEVRVDDGPWREARLAAEDSRDTWRQWSYDWRATEGGHTLTVRATDRTGEVQTEKRTKTVPDGASGRHSVVVTVE from the coding sequence GTGACGGACGACAAGAAGCACTCGCGAATTACCCGCAGCCTGGTGCGGCCGGCGCTCGGTGCGCTGAGCGGCCTGCTGGCCGGTTTCGCGGCGCTCGCCGTCGCCGAACTGGTGGCCGCGGGGGTGCGTCCGCAATCCGGTCCCGTCGTCGCGGTCGGGGGTGCGGCGATCGACCGCACTCCTCCGCCCGTGAAGGACTGGGCGATCCGGAATTTCGGCACCAACGACAAACTGGTCCTGCAGCTCGGGATTCTTGCCGCACTGGTGCTGTTCGCCATCGCCCTGGGCGTGTTCGCTCTGCGGTACCGGCGAACCGGGGCCGCGGGCGTGCTGGTCTTCGGTGTGGTCGGGGCGGCGGCGGCGCTCAGCCGGCCCGACTCGACCGGCCTCACCGACGCGTTGCCCTCCGTGGTGGGCGCGGTGGTCGCCGCGGCGCTGCTGTACTTCCTGATCGGCAGGCTCCTGATCCGGAGCGAGGCGCCGAAGGACGCCGGTTCGGCGGGGGACGACTCGTCCCGCGGCGCCGGCTGGGACCGCCGGGGCTTCGTGATCCTGGCGACCGCCGCCGCCGCCGCGTCCGCCGGGACCGGACTGCTGGGCCACGTCCTGAGCGGCTCGAAGAGCCGCGAGGCGGCGGCCTCACGGGCCGACGTCGTACTGCCCGCCCCGGCCTCTGCCGCGAACGCGGTTCCCAAGGGTGCGCAGCTGCGGATCCGCGACGTGAGTCCCTTCACCACCCCGAACAAGGACTTCTACCGCGTGGACACCGCCCTGGTGGTGCCCAAGGTGGACGCCACCACCTGGAAGCTGCGGATCCACGGCAAGGGGGTCACCCGACCGGTCACCCTCACCTTCGACGACCTGCTGCGACGCGAGCTGATCGAGCGCGACATCACGCTCACCTGCGTGTCGAACGAGGTCGGCGGCCCGTACGTGGGCAACGCCCGCTGGATCGGCGTACGGCTCGCCGACCTGCTGGCCGAGTGCGGGGTCAAACCGCCCTCCAAGGGCGGCCGTGCCGACCAGTTGGTGTCCCGTTCCGTCGACGGCATGACGATCGGCAGCCCGGTCGAGGACGTCATGGACGGCCGCGACGCACTCCTCGCGGTCGGGATGAACGGGGAACCGCTCCCCTTCACCCACGGCTTCCCGGTCCGGATGCTGGTGCCCGGCCTGTTCGGTTACGTCTCGGCCTGCAAGTGGATCGAGGACATCGAACTCACCTCGTTCGACGACTACGACGCCTACTGGGTCAAGCGGGACTGGGCGCGGCAGGCACCCATCAAGACCCAGTCGCGGATCGACACCCCCAAGCCGTTCGCCCGCCCCAAGGCCGGTTCGGTGATGGTCGCGGGGGTCGCCTGGGCCCAGCACCGCGGCATCGACAAGGTCGAGGTGCGGGTCGACGACGGCCCCTGGCGGGAGGCCCGGCTCGCCGCCGAGGACTCCCGCGACACCTGGCGCCAGTGGTCCTACGACTGGCGGGCCACCGAGGGCGGCCACACCCTCACCGTGCGGGCCACGGATCGCACCGGCGAGGTGCAGACCGAGAAGCGCACCAAGACCGTCCCCGACGGCGCGAGCGGCCGGCACTCGGTCGTGGTCACCGTCGAGTGA
- a CDS encoding anti-sigma factor — protein sequence MSSNADIHSLTGAYALHALDEDERAVFDIHLRACRPCHDEVAGFTATAVKLAAATAVTAPSAMKHHVLSRLSTARQVTPLHLQPPANSALRRRLSRLALVACLIGACALGSGIVWQHHRADAAAAAARQTVHQSDQLAAVLAAYDAVSHRASLQNAAQATVVVSRSRDQAVLIAADVPPPPPGKVYQLWYGIGESMRPAGLMDTRKMAQAVMLAGSANTAFAVGVTVEPAGGSVHPTSAPLALLALTA from the coding sequence ATGAGCAGCAACGCTGATATCCACTCGCTGACCGGTGCGTATGCCCTCCACGCGCTGGATGAGGACGAACGTGCCGTGTTCGACATTCACTTGAGGGCCTGTCGGCCGTGTCACGACGAGGTGGCTGGCTTTACCGCCACTGCCGTGAAACTGGCGGCGGCGACAGCCGTCACCGCCCCGTCGGCCATGAAACACCATGTGCTTTCCAGACTCTCCACAGCCCGGCAGGTCACCCCGCTCCACCTTCAGCCGCCCGCGAACAGCGCGTTGCGCCGACGGTTGTCCAGGCTCGCACTGGTCGCCTGCCTGATCGGTGCCTGCGCACTGGGTTCCGGCATCGTGTGGCAGCACCATCGCGCCGACGCTGCCGCGGCTGCCGCCCGGCAGACTGTCCATCAGTCGGACCAGTTGGCCGCCGTCCTGGCCGCCTATGACGCCGTCTCCCACCGGGCCAGCCTCCAGAACGCCGCCCAGGCCACGGTCGTCGTATCCCGCTCACGAGACCAGGCCGTCCTGATCGCGGCGGACGTCCCACCTCCGCCTCCGGGCAAGGTCTATCAACTGTGGTATGGCATAGGGGAGTCGATGCGTCCGGCAGGTTTGATGGACACGCGCAAGATGGCTCAGGCCGTCATGCTGGCGGGTTCTGCGAACACCGCGTTCGCGGTGGGAGTCACTGTCGAACCCGCCGGCGGATCCGTCCATCCCACGTCCGCACCCCTCGCGCTGCTCGCCCTGACGGCATGA
- a CDS encoding ATP-binding protein, which yields MPDLLRTRQGKQQDGGMARMDWEEQTSFIGRSEELGLIGAVLRGSRLLTLTGTGGVGKTRLARRVVSCDEMAAEDNVAWADLSPLLNAQLLAATVAGALGLSDRTERMPAEAICAWVGSRRALLVMDSCEHLLDECRNLVGNLLTACPNLRILATSRSPLRVRAEAVVEIEPLSSVREAVALFADRAAVAGHPLKDGTDHQLAANLCERLERLPLALELAAAQLRSMSLAELCSGLPTVVDLPATAQRATPSRHAALRTTIGWSHELCTPLERLLWARLSFMPSAFDDTSAWQVASGGPLSPGRISRALVSLCDKSVITERQGTFRMLDAVREYGRMWLRELGEEQALAHRHAEHVLAQTRQAHHEWFGPAQRGWYRRIEFLHSDIRLAADHFLAADPAAALELIGHVTFFWVCSGYLHEARQYLEAAIALASGEKGSQAWVQGLWCLGLTQTLQGEHDTARETSANCRHAATAAFDTEGLGRAVYLDGLLHLLVGRPLAAADAVETFELHTGVSRPEPLTTATALCHLVHVFALTGSGRLDQARREALELRDICQALDEYWTRSYVEHHLALISLMEGRAQDGTRHARSALAAQEHIRDAFGIAMVMDVLALALADAGDGPAAVYAFGAAARFWETVGNPQRGTPEMASLRDECETRLVSSMGRERYERAVEQAAACDTANLVAWGAHGGPLPEK from the coding sequence ATGCCCGATCTGCTGAGGACTCGTCAGGGGAAACAGCAGGATGGCGGTATGGCGAGGATGGATTGGGAAGAACAGACCTCTTTCATCGGTCGGTCGGAGGAACTCGGCCTGATCGGTGCCGTGCTGCGCGGCAGCCGCTTGTTGACGCTCACGGGTACGGGCGGAGTGGGCAAGACCCGCCTCGCCCGCCGAGTGGTGTCCTGCGACGAGATGGCGGCTGAGGACAATGTCGCCTGGGCGGATCTTTCTCCCCTGCTCAACGCGCAGCTTCTGGCAGCCACGGTCGCGGGCGCGTTGGGGCTGTCCGACCGCACTGAGAGGATGCCGGCGGAGGCGATCTGCGCGTGGGTCGGCAGCCGCAGGGCACTGCTGGTTATGGACTCCTGCGAGCATCTGCTGGACGAGTGCCGCAACCTGGTCGGCAATCTCCTGACGGCATGCCCGAATCTGAGGATCCTGGCCACCAGCCGGTCGCCACTGCGAGTTCGCGCCGAAGCAGTTGTAGAGATCGAGCCTCTCTCCTCCGTGCGTGAGGCGGTTGCTCTGTTCGCGGACCGCGCCGCGGTGGCGGGCCACCCGCTCAAAGACGGCACTGATCACCAGCTGGCCGCGAATCTGTGTGAACGTCTGGAACGCCTGCCGCTGGCGCTGGAGCTTGCCGCTGCACAGTTACGGTCCATGTCGCTGGCCGAACTGTGTTCCGGCCTGCCCACGGTGGTGGATCTTCCTGCCACCGCACAGCGCGCGACACCGTCCCGGCACGCCGCGCTTCGCACCACGATCGGCTGGAGCCACGAACTGTGCACTCCGCTGGAGAGACTGCTGTGGGCACGGCTGTCGTTCATGCCGTCCGCCTTCGACGACACCAGTGCCTGGCAGGTAGCCAGTGGAGGTCCTTTGTCGCCGGGTCGGATCAGTCGAGCCCTCGTCTCGCTGTGCGACAAGTCCGTCATCACCGAGCGGCAGGGAACATTCCGGATGCTGGATGCCGTGCGTGAGTACGGCCGAATGTGGCTGCGCGAACTCGGCGAGGAACAGGCGCTGGCACACCGCCATGCCGAACACGTGCTGGCCCAGACCCGGCAAGCCCACCACGAGTGGTTCGGTCCGGCGCAGCGGGGCTGGTATCGGCGGATCGAGTTCCTTCACTCCGATATCCGGCTGGCGGCCGATCACTTCCTGGCGGCAGACCCGGCCGCGGCCTTGGAGCTGATCGGCCACGTCACGTTCTTCTGGGTCTGTTCCGGTTACCTGCACGAGGCCCGCCAGTACCTGGAGGCGGCGATCGCGCTGGCGAGCGGCGAAAAGGGATCCCAGGCGTGGGTGCAGGGGTTGTGGTGCTTGGGCCTGACCCAGACGCTGCAGGGCGAGCACGACACCGCACGTGAAACGAGCGCCAATTGCAGACACGCCGCCACTGCCGCGTTCGACACCGAAGGACTGGGCCGGGCCGTCTATCTGGACGGCCTGCTGCACCTGCTCGTCGGCCGCCCCCTGGCGGCGGCCGACGCCGTGGAGACGTTTGAGCTCCATACCGGCGTCTCCCGCCCTGAGCCACTCACCACCGCGACGGCCCTGTGCCATCTGGTCCACGTCTTCGCCCTCACCGGATCCGGACGATTGGACCAGGCGCGGCGCGAGGCGCTCGAACTCCGTGACATATGCCAGGCGTTGGACGAGTACTGGACACGCTCGTATGTGGAACATCACCTGGCTCTCATCTCCCTCATGGAGGGGAGAGCTCAGGACGGCACACGTCATGCACGCTCGGCGCTCGCCGCGCAGGAGCACATCAGGGACGCGTTCGGCATAGCCATGGTCATGGACGTTCTTGCCCTCGCTCTCGCCGATGCGGGAGACGGACCTGCCGCCGTCTACGCCTTCGGCGCGGCGGCGCGTTTCTGGGAGACGGTCGGTAATCCGCAGCGAGGAACGCCGGAGATGGCGTCGCTGCGGGACGAGTGCGAGACCCGGCTCGTCAGCAGCATGGGGCGGGAGCGGTACGAACGGGCCGTTGAGCAGGCGGCCGCGTGCGACACAGCGAACCTCGTGGCGTGGGGAGCTCACGGAGGGCCCCTGCCCGAGAAGTGA